From the Oleiphilus messinensis genome, one window contains:
- a CDS encoding LpxL/LpxP family acyltransferase, producing MSNTSKHWANAQERGSILGIRILLWIYRLFGRFVLSIFFAPVIFYFYLFGKTSRTASLNFLRRVEQHPEQQTFKTEPGFWQGYWHHLNFGWIVLDKIDSWIGKLNATHVQYADPDRVQAIMHGNKGAVFIGSHLGNIEACRAIASSKYNKRINVLVYTHHAVAFNRILNEINPDAEIDLIQVSTLSPELMMLLRERVDQGEIVVIVGDRTPVQGPGKIKYSTFLGESAPFAIGPFVLASLLECPVYLLFFMKTRHAQLRYQMILEPFADPLQLPRKKRQEALQSWIDQYASRLEYHTVRHPYQWFNFYDFWAKDCQTERSSLPRQQS from the coding sequence ATGAGCAACACATCAAAACACTGGGCCAACGCCCAGGAACGGGGGTCGATTCTGGGCATTCGTATACTGCTCTGGATTTATCGGCTATTCGGCAGATTCGTGCTCAGTATTTTTTTCGCGCCGGTAATCTTTTATTTTTACCTTTTTGGTAAAACCTCCCGGACTGCTTCACTGAACTTTTTGCGCCGGGTGGAACAACATCCTGAACAGCAGACCTTCAAGACGGAACCAGGATTTTGGCAAGGTTATTGGCATCACCTGAATTTTGGCTGGATCGTGCTCGACAAAATTGACTCCTGGATCGGAAAACTCAATGCCACCCATGTGCAGTACGCCGACCCGGACCGGGTTCAAGCCATTATGCACGGGAATAAAGGTGCAGTGTTCATCGGCTCCCACTTGGGCAACATAGAGGCCTGCCGGGCCATCGCCTCCAGCAAATACAACAAGCGCATCAACGTATTGGTATACACCCACCATGCTGTCGCGTTCAATCGCATACTGAACGAAATAAATCCGGACGCAGAAATTGACCTGATTCAGGTTTCGACCCTCAGTCCCGAGTTGATGATGTTGCTCAGAGAACGCGTGGATCAAGGCGAAATTGTCGTCATTGTCGGAGACCGAACTCCCGTTCAGGGCCCAGGAAAAATCAAATACAGCACGTTTCTGGGTGAATCAGCCCCCTTTGCAATAGGCCCATTCGTGCTCGCCAGTCTTTTGGAGTGTCCGGTATACTTGCTTTTTTTCATGAAAACCAGGCACGCGCAGTTACGCTACCAGATGATACTGGAGCCATTTGCTGACCCGTTACAACTTCCACGGAAAAAACGCCAGGAGGCATTGCAAAGCTGGATTGATCAATACGCCAGCCGGTTGGAATATCATACGGTTCGGCACCCGTATCAGTGGTTTAATTTTTATGACTTTTGGGCGAAGGACTGCCAGACCGAACGCAGCAGTCTCCCGCGCCAACAGTCATAA
- a CDS encoding NAD(P)/FAD-dependent oxidoreductase, whose protein sequence is MSNPTEYQVVVIGAGPSGAVAAAHLKQQGISVLIIERETFPRFSIGESLLPHCMSFLDEAGMLDAITSAGFQRKDGAAFCRDGQYVTFDFEQKSATGPASTFQVKRAVFDDILARQAEKMGVEIRYQHSVKGIKIEADYTLLEVEDDTGQLQTIQCQFVLDASGFGRVLPRLLDLETPSDFPVRKAVFTHYQDGIAAEDPFLHNGTCFDRNKILIVPHEQHHDIWLWIIPFSDATTSIGVVAEQKYYDALADLSLNETLDHFIDTDPALCRLLKNRQRCQNAREITGYSANVKSLFGERFALLGNAGEFLDPVFSSGVTIALKSANLCAPLVVRSLKGESVDWEQEYAIPLRQGINAFRTYVEAWYQGGLQTVFFHPSPDPKIKAMICSILAGYAWDCSNPFALKSDRYLGNLIELCTPEQPLPASASCSPQTESLTHIEAKS, encoded by the coding sequence ATGTCTAATCCCACGGAGTACCAAGTTGTTGTAATTGGTGCCGGCCCTTCGGGGGCAGTTGCAGCGGCGCACTTGAAACAGCAGGGAATATCGGTTCTGATCATTGAAAGAGAAACCTTTCCCCGTTTTTCGATCGGCGAAAGTCTGTTACCGCACTGTATGTCATTCCTTGATGAAGCAGGCATGCTTGATGCCATCACTTCGGCTGGCTTTCAGAGAAAAGACGGCGCAGCATTTTGCCGTGACGGTCAGTATGTAACATTCGATTTCGAACAAAAGTCGGCAACAGGTCCTGCTTCAACATTTCAGGTGAAGCGCGCTGTATTTGATGACATCCTTGCTCGGCAGGCAGAAAAGATGGGTGTAGAAATACGCTATCAACACAGTGTAAAGGGAATCAAAATCGAGGCAGACTATACGCTTCTGGAGGTTGAGGATGACACAGGTCAGCTGCAAACGATCCAATGTCAATTTGTTCTCGACGCCAGCGGCTTTGGCCGGGTATTACCCCGACTTCTTGATCTGGAAACCCCCTCTGATTTCCCCGTTCGCAAAGCGGTATTCACCCACTATCAGGATGGCATAGCGGCAGAGGACCCCTTTCTGCACAACGGTACTTGCTTTGATCGCAACAAGATCCTCATCGTCCCCCACGAACAGCATCATGATATCTGGCTGTGGATCATACCGTTTTCTGACGCAACAACCAGTATCGGTGTCGTTGCAGAACAGAAATACTACGATGCATTAGCTGATCTTTCGTTGAATGAGACCCTGGATCACTTTATTGATACCGATCCCGCCTTATGCCGACTTCTGAAAAACAGACAACGCTGTCAAAATGCGCGTGAAATCACGGGCTACTCAGCCAATGTGAAGTCCTTGTTTGGTGAACGTTTTGCGTTGTTAGGGAATGCCGGGGAGTTTCTGGATCCGGTTTTTTCTTCCGGCGTAACCATCGCGCTTAAATCCGCAAACTTGTGTGCACCACTCGTGGTGCGCAGCCTAAAGGGTGAATCAGTAGATTGGGAACAAGAATACGCAATCCCGCTTCGACAAGGGATTAATGCTTTTCGTACCTATGTTGAAGCCTGGTATCAGGGTGGTCTGCAAACGGTTTTCTTCCATCCTTCTCCCGACCCGAAAATCAAGGCGATGATCTGCTCCATACTGGCAGGTTATGCCTGGGATTGCAGCAACCCATTTGCCCTGAAATCAGATCGTTACCTTGGCAATCTGATTGAGCTGTGCACGCCAGAACAGCCTTTGCCTGCCTCAGCAAGCTGCAGCCCACAAACTGAATCGTTAACCCATATCGAAGCGAAAAGTTAA
- a CDS encoding glycosyltransferase family 2 protein, with the protein MNNYCFVIPNYNHSQNIASVIDALAGMNMQIIMVDDGSDAQTKAVIRALSQRYSKLKIVTHNSNQGKGGAVQSGLRQARLDGYSHALQIDADGQHNLNDVSRMLELSQAHPEDLISGKPVYDDSVPKSRLYGRYITHFWVWIETLSFSVEDTMCGFRVYPLHQVIPLLNKERLGKRMDFDIEVMVKLYWRGVNIQFVPTKVIYAEDITSHFRPLEDNVLISWMHTRLFLRMLVRLPNLLARNQRRRRMQKALPVQSAGSGR; encoded by the coding sequence TTGAATAACTATTGCTTTGTAATTCCAAACTACAATCACAGCCAGAATATTGCCAGCGTGATTGATGCCCTTGCCGGTATGAATATGCAAATCATCATGGTTGATGACGGTAGTGATGCGCAGACGAAAGCAGTCATTCGAGCCTTGAGCCAACGCTACAGCAAACTGAAAATCGTGACGCATAACAGCAATCAGGGAAAAGGTGGAGCTGTCCAGTCCGGACTGAGACAAGCCCGGCTTGATGGTTACAGCCATGCACTACAGATCGATGCCGATGGGCAGCATAACCTGAACGATGTAAGCCGTATGCTCGAGCTCTCACAGGCACACCCGGAAGACCTGATTAGCGGTAAACCGGTCTATGACGACAGTGTACCCAAAAGTCGTCTATATGGGCGCTATATTACACATTTCTGGGTCTGGATCGAGACATTGTCATTCAGTGTTGAAGACACCATGTGCGGTTTTCGGGTTTATCCCCTGCATCAGGTTATTCCCTTACTGAACAAAGAACGACTCGGAAAAAGAATGGACTTCGATATCGAAGTCATGGTCAAACTCTACTGGCGCGGCGTAAATATTCAGTTTGTACCCACCAAAGTTATCTATGCTGAGGATATCACCTCCCATTTTCGACCACTGGAGGATAATGTACTCATCAGCTGGATGCACACACGTCTGTTTCTGAGAATGCTGGTTCGCCTCCCCAACCTGTTGGCCCGCAATCAGCGCCGGCGCCGGATGCAAAAAGCATTACCAGTGCAATCCGCAGGATCTGGCCGATGA
- a CDS encoding beta-ketoacyl-[acyl-carrier-protein] synthase family protein has product MVTPKTLETPLILSPPGVVNAAGHNPEQFWQTLERGIPTLTPRDDLVPEHSIHVGEIAGTLPNREAWPQQFQTRNNQLAAAALIQIQDHIQIAIDRFGPARIGIVVGTSTSGIAEAETALAEYSQVGTFPKQYSYQQQEFGSLAEFTRYLFKTNGPAYTISTACSSSAKALASAYHLIRADLCDAVIVGGADSLCRLTVNGFHALGALSSGLSRPFAQDRDGINIGEAAAFFCLHKEDNHLRTGDNIALLGIGESSDAHHMSAPDPEGEGATSAMRDALHMAGLGERDIDYINLHGTGTPSNDQMEAKAVHRLFGQTVPCSSTKPFTGHTLGAAGSTEAAICWLALSKRNERYSRPKQINLESAPPAIENNPTPATTASTVDPALPALSLVTSKNSNLYSDTPLRYCLSNSFAFGGNNISLLLGRTS; this is encoded by the coding sequence ATGGTCACCCCCAAAACGCTTGAAACGCCGCTTATTCTGTCCCCTCCTGGAGTTGTCAACGCGGCAGGTCATAACCCGGAGCAGTTTTGGCAGACCCTGGAGCGCGGCATACCAACGCTAACCCCAAGGGATGATCTGGTACCGGAGCACAGCATCCATGTCGGCGAGATAGCCGGCACGCTACCAAACAGGGAAGCCTGGCCTCAGCAGTTCCAGACACGCAACAACCAACTGGCTGCAGCGGCACTGATTCAGATTCAAGACCACATTCAAATCGCCATTGACCGCTTTGGTCCGGCGCGAATTGGCATCGTTGTCGGAACCAGCACATCGGGCATTGCAGAAGCAGAAACGGCCCTGGCTGAATACAGTCAAGTGGGTACTTTTCCAAAGCAATACAGCTATCAGCAACAGGAATTCGGGTCCCTAGCGGAATTCACCCGCTATCTGTTTAAAACCAACGGCCCGGCATACACAATATCAACCGCGTGTTCATCCAGTGCCAAAGCCCTGGCAAGCGCCTACCACCTCATTCGAGCCGACCTCTGCGATGCGGTGATCGTCGGGGGGGCAGACAGTTTGTGTCGGCTCACCGTTAACGGCTTTCACGCTTTGGGTGCGCTCTCCTCAGGTCTGAGTCGCCCCTTTGCACAGGACAGGGATGGCATCAACATTGGCGAAGCAGCCGCATTTTTCTGCCTGCATAAAGAAGACAACCACTTACGCACAGGGGACAACATTGCCCTGCTCGGGATTGGAGAAAGCAGCGATGCCCATCACATGTCAGCGCCCGATCCGGAAGGTGAAGGGGCCACCTCTGCGATGAGAGATGCTCTGCACATGGCAGGATTAGGAGAGCGCGATATTGATTACATCAACTTGCACGGCACTGGCACCCCCAGTAATGACCAGATGGAAGCGAAAGCCGTGCATCGCTTGTTCGGTCAAACCGTACCCTGCAGTTCAACGAAACCCTTTACGGGGCATACGCTCGGCGCTGCAGGAAGCACTGAAGCGGCAATTTGCTGGCTGGCACTCAGCAAACGCAATGAGCGTTACAGCCGGCCTAAACAGATCAACCTGGAAAGTGCTCCACCCGCTATTGAAAACAACCCGACTCCAGCAACAACAGCCTCTACTGTCGATCCAGCATTGCCAGCCTTGAGTTTAGTCACATCGAAAAATTCCAATTTGTATTCAGACACACCTTTGCGTTACTGCCTGAGCAATTCTTTTGCCTTTGGCGGAAACAATATCAGTCTGCTGTTAGGACGAACTTCATGA
- a CDS encoding MMPL family transporter, which translates to MHKRIVQTLLALLITTLFACSLLFPVQLSTGILDTLPDTEHQQSELLQSAIKQAGATFSGTFSIWLGHSEQHHARAAMEALRKELSTLEASDWLKVRKPGQISPATLTEIYTPYAERILSPTYRNRLLDNTPEQFQRYVMGILFDMSTPFVAQTVHQDTTLSLADFLTWRAESISRVTGSKKAGSEEAVVLDGRFYFRVMAQSKKASTVDESIVLRDKLEAALERVTEATPHEQTSLTLKVVRQGALFHNAANAKRAKFEFTTFGSATLVLLTLLVLLSFASTKPFGLLFGAITLALMGGWISLWVFFSTVHLVSLIFATSLLGIAIDYAFHMLCHGNRSQQYQQISRTLFLAFITTASGYIIVGLFPIMILKQVAVFMCSGLLCAVLGTIWLYPRLAQLQPSSIGVRSALINAAEQFGNRFSTPVQITCTVLLTLTALTSLAGHGLNLRYDDSIQALNSSPKALIEQEQLGMVLAKQTGFNWDSRFFVITAQNEQALLEKTEKLTAKLRTSHARNGFTDYLSLSDWVPSIRTQTENQTLLSDARRNNWFAGKLNILTPQYKIADPESVDPDAWLQPATILSSALAESLGTLWLELHHTGKQSGVATLVLFRNVSNELELAQLAQPEDGIYWHNKPRQLTETLAQYRELLEYIIVFSILSMFLICLLLKSPKVAFWVVTPPTLALFVSLLLSQWLLGNLNLFNLFAALLVLMLGIDYGFIYQGFGFRPLSIVSIWLSIASSCIAFGFFIFSQIPAIAHFGTTLVLGLGMLFIVAPFAARGHDPAALPETHFTIPPSENQKDV; encoded by the coding sequence GTGCACAAACGCATTGTGCAAACGCTTTTAGCGCTTCTCATCACCACTTTGTTTGCCTGTTCCCTATTATTTCCCGTCCAACTTAGCACCGGCATTCTGGATACCCTGCCGGATACGGAGCACCAACAAAGCGAGTTACTGCAAAGCGCGATCAAACAAGCCGGTGCAACTTTTTCAGGGACCTTTTCTATCTGGCTGGGCCATTCCGAACAACACCATGCACGAGCGGCCATGGAAGCGCTGCGGAAAGAACTGTCAACGCTGGAAGCAAGCGACTGGCTCAAAGTGCGTAAACCAGGACAGATTTCCCCCGCCACACTGACAGAAATCTATACACCTTATGCTGAAAGAATATTATCACCAACCTATCGCAATCGCCTACTGGATAACACTCCGGAACAGTTCCAACGCTATGTGATGGGTATTCTGTTCGATATGAGCACACCGTTTGTAGCACAAACCGTACATCAGGATACAACCTTGTCCCTTGCCGATTTTCTCACCTGGCGGGCTGAATCCATAAGCCGGGTAACGGGTTCAAAAAAAGCGGGCTCCGAAGAAGCGGTAGTATTAGATGGCCGCTTTTACTTCAGAGTAATGGCACAATCGAAAAAAGCCTCAACAGTCGATGAATCCATTGTGCTGCGCGACAAACTGGAAGCCGCATTGGAGCGCGTTACAGAGGCGACGCCCCACGAACAAACCTCTCTCACGCTTAAGGTCGTGCGCCAAGGTGCTTTATTTCATAATGCAGCCAATGCCAAACGTGCAAAATTCGAATTTACCACGTTTGGCAGCGCAACACTGGTGCTGCTCACCTTACTGGTACTGCTTAGCTTTGCTTCTACAAAACCCTTCGGGCTCTTGTTCGGAGCGATAACCCTGGCCTTAATGGGTGGCTGGATCAGCCTCTGGGTGTTTTTCTCCACCGTTCATCTGGTCTCCCTGATTTTCGCAACCAGCCTTTTGGGTATTGCGATTGACTACGCATTCCACATGCTCTGTCATGGCAATCGGTCACAACAATACCAGCAGATCAGCCGAACGCTTTTTCTGGCATTTATCACCACCGCCAGCGGCTACATTATTGTCGGCCTGTTTCCAATTATGATCTTGAAACAAGTCGCCGTTTTCATGTGTTCCGGGTTGCTCTGTGCTGTTCTGGGCACAATTTGGCTGTATCCGCGCTTGGCTCAACTTCAGCCGTCATCAATCGGCGTCCGTTCGGCATTGATAAACGCCGCCGAACAATTCGGCAACCGCTTCTCCACCCCGGTGCAAATTACCTGTACTGTCCTGCTAACGCTTACTGCTCTGACAAGTCTGGCCGGTCATGGATTGAATTTACGCTACGATGATTCCATTCAGGCATTGAACAGTTCGCCAAAAGCGCTGATTGAACAGGAACAACTCGGCATGGTATTGGCCAAACAGACAGGTTTTAACTGGGATAGCCGCTTTTTTGTTATTACGGCACAAAATGAACAAGCCTTGCTGGAAAAAACTGAAAAGCTAACGGCCAAACTCCGCACAAGTCACGCCAGAAACGGGTTCACAGACTACCTTTCGTTAAGTGACTGGGTTCCATCCATTCGAACCCAAACAGAAAATCAGACGCTGCTCTCCGATGCACGCCGCAATAACTGGTTCGCGGGAAAGCTCAATATTTTGACCCCACAATACAAAATCGCAGACCCGGAAAGCGTTGACCCTGATGCCTGGTTGCAGCCAGCGACGATTCTTTCATCTGCACTGGCCGAGAGCTTGGGAACACTTTGGCTGGAACTCCACCACACCGGTAAACAGTCTGGTGTTGCAACGCTGGTGCTGTTCCGAAATGTCAGTAACGAACTCGAGCTGGCACAACTGGCGCAGCCCGAAGACGGAATATACTGGCACAATAAACCCAGACAACTCACCGAAACACTCGCTCAATATCGAGAGCTGCTGGAATATATTATCGTTTTTTCAATACTTTCCATGTTCCTGATTTGTTTGTTACTGAAATCGCCGAAAGTTGCGTTCTGGGTAGTCACTCCGCCAACGCTCGCGCTCTTTGTTTCGCTATTACTAAGCCAATGGCTACTCGGGAATCTGAATCTGTTCAACCTGTTTGCTGCACTGTTGGTTTTGATGTTAGGAATAGACTACGGCTTCATCTATCAAGGGTTCGGGTTTCGCCCATTAAGTATCGTCAGCATTTGGCTATCCATTGCCTCGTCATGCATTGCCTTCGGTTTTTTTATTTTCAGTCAGATACCCGCGATTGCCCACTTTGGCACAACACTGGTGTTGGGTCTGGGCATGCTGTTCATCGTCGCACCATTTGCGGCCAGAGGCCATGATCCCGCGGCTTTGCCTGAAACACACTTTACAATCCCCCCTTCGGAGAATCAAAAGGATGTCTAA
- a CDS encoding acyl-CoA thioesterase — protein sequence MTSVPEVAITTKIKVPFFDVDSMHIVWHGHYVKYLELARCELLDSINYGYLEMAHSGYLWPVVDMRLKYVAPACFGQWIQVSCKLAEFETRLKLNYEIIDIDTGKRLTKAHTIQVAVARETQEMQFETPAILKQRLGIRCER from the coding sequence ATGACGAGCGTACCTGAAGTCGCGATCACAACAAAAATTAAAGTTCCGTTTTTTGATGTCGACTCCATGCACATTGTCTGGCATGGCCACTATGTTAAGTATTTGGAGCTCGCACGGTGCGAACTACTGGATTCAATCAATTATGGCTACCTTGAAATGGCACATTCAGGTTACCTCTGGCCCGTTGTCGATATGCGCCTGAAGTATGTTGCCCCCGCCTGCTTTGGACAATGGATTCAGGTATCCTGCAAACTGGCTGAGTTTGAAACCCGATTGAAGCTCAATTACGAAATCATCGACATCGATACCGGCAAACGACTGACCAAAGCGCATACCATCCAGGTTGCAGTGGCACGTGAAACGCAGGAAATGCAATTTGAAACCCCGGCCATATTGAAACAACGACTGGGAATAAGATGTGAGAGGTGA
- a CDS encoding DUF3261 domain-containing protein encodes MSPRHRLISVVTGFLLATPLLGTFSGCSLLHQTNLFHRTNYATDLKILPGLPETQKHQSRLERVEIIDHEQNKLFDLLIATEIGSESLTQVGMSPLGLSLFRLQWFPIDEQLAFAPVNNRITGLDKLINGELLLQIFQLRFWPTKDLLAQYGPRFQSQTPQTATGEATRTLSLNGKPQLMVEIGAITRIHFLESGKLWIISPLNKQTAP; translated from the coding sequence ATGTCACCAAGGCACCGTTTAATTTCCGTTGTAACAGGGTTCTTGCTCGCGACCCCCCTGTTGGGTACGTTTTCCGGCTGCAGCTTGCTTCACCAGACGAACTTGTTTCACCGAACAAACTACGCCACTGACCTGAAAATACTGCCCGGTTTGCCTGAGACACAGAAACACCAGAGCCGACTGGAACGAGTTGAAATAATTGATCACGAGCAGAATAAACTATTCGATCTGCTCATCGCCACCGAAATCGGCTCGGAGTCCCTCACTCAAGTTGGTATGTCGCCCCTCGGTTTATCGCTGTTCCGGTTGCAATGGTTCCCGATTGACGAGCAACTGGCCTTCGCCCCCGTCAATAATCGGATTACCGGATTGGATAAGCTCATTAATGGCGAATTACTGCTCCAGATCTTTCAGTTGCGTTTCTGGCCGACAAAAGACCTGCTCGCACAATATGGCCCGCGTTTTCAATCCCAAACGCCCCAAACCGCCACGGGAGAAGCCACACGTACCCTGAGCTTGAATGGTAAACCACAGTTGATGGTTGAGATTGGAGCCATTACCCGGATCCATTTTCTAGAAAGCGGTAAGCTCTGGATTATTTCGCCACTGAACAAGCAAACAGCACCCTGA
- a CDS encoding LolA-like protein: MKPQRCKKMLLDREANFATVLVMSALVLLSRASVAEESWLDGFDPIPLNTSGDSEGQSIFQIWPGLANNLETNNLETYNLETQQGSFQQQKQVPILQRAIESTGEFYYKPEKGLYWHLLTPIVKTNLFSNAGLSELEWRDDGTLAIKTKASGQIISDIMLAIFQQNEQRLTKHFRLHKNSGEQQCLALTPQQQAWETILQGIQICGTTRPTEIIFFEAHDVRTRLELNYTDFNELSEEAKRFAQH; this comes from the coding sequence ATGAAACCACAGCGTTGCAAAAAAATGCTGCTGGATCGGGAGGCGAATTTTGCCACAGTACTGGTCATGTCTGCTCTAGTGCTTCTCTCCCGAGCAAGCGTTGCCGAAGAGTCATGGCTCGACGGGTTTGACCCCATCCCCTTGAATACATCAGGGGACAGTGAGGGGCAGAGTATTTTCCAGATATGGCCCGGACTAGCCAACAACCTGGAAACCAACAACCTGGAAACTTATAACCTGGAAACTCAACAGGGCTCGTTTCAGCAACAAAAACAGGTTCCGATCCTGCAGCGCGCCATAGAGTCAACGGGGGAGTTTTATTATAAACCGGAAAAAGGCCTCTACTGGCACTTGCTGACCCCTATTGTAAAAACGAATCTGTTTTCCAATGCGGGGCTGTCCGAGCTCGAATGGCGTGATGATGGCACACTCGCCATCAAGACCAAAGCCAGTGGTCAGATTATCAGCGATATTATGCTTGCGATATTTCAACAAAACGAACAACGCCTGACGAAACACTTCCGGCTGCACAAAAATAGTGGCGAACAGCAGTGTCTTGCATTAACACCTCAACAACAGGCCTGGGAGACGATTCTTCAGGGGATTCAAATTTGCGGAACCACCCGGCCAACTGAAATCATTTTTTTTGAAGCCCATGATGTGCGTACACGCCTTGAATTGAATTACACGGATTTCAACGAATTGAGCGAAGAGGCAAAGCGGTTTGCCCAACACTGA
- a CDS encoding ApeP family dehydratase — protein sequence MTLTPAFPPIEALLAHRPPMILIDSLLSADQDQALSLTCIQADNLFFDHDSRWLPSYIGIELMAQTIGAWKGFQNLKNQHPIQIGFLLGTRKFSAEVNGFLEHETLITRVSRLYEEESGLCVFDCEIYTINRSQLENRELDLANLPQISSTIAKALANAGQFFSKCEALVAEAKINVYQPQDTEAYLKGLE from the coding sequence ATGACATTGACACCCGCCTTCCCGCCAATAGAGGCATTGCTCGCACATCGCCCTCCCATGATATTGATCGATTCTTTACTTTCAGCGGATCAAGATCAAGCGCTGAGCCTGACCTGTATCCAGGCTGACAACCTGTTCTTTGATCACGACAGTCGTTGGCTTCCGTCTTATATCGGCATTGAACTGATGGCACAAACCATTGGCGCCTGGAAAGGCTTCCAGAACCTGAAAAACCAACACCCGATTCAGATTGGTTTCTTACTCGGAACCCGTAAATTCAGTGCCGAAGTAAACGGTTTTCTCGAACATGAAACATTAATCACACGGGTCAGCCGTCTTTACGAGGAAGAGAGCGGCCTCTGCGTTTTCGATTGCGAGATTTACACAATTAACCGCTCCCAACTAGAAAATCGAGAACTTGACCTTGCAAATTTGCCACAAATTAGCAGCACAATCGCAAAAGCGCTTGCCAATGCAGGTCAGTTTTTTTCAAAATGCGAAGCCTTGGTCGCAGAGGCCAAAATAAACGTTTACCAGCCTCAAGACACCGAGGCTTACTTGAAAGGGTTGGAGTAA
- a CDS encoding HAL/PAL/TAL family ammonia-lyase — protein sequence MSQYTPSRQIKDLAFGQQAITIEDILAVANGKMNVELSQSPGFVERIDSGINFLNKLLTKDGVIYGVTTGYGDSCSVKIPLDIVSDLPINLTRFHGCGLGDYLSEAQARAVMAVRLNSLCQGYSGVSWELLDQLVQFINSGIIPRIPQEGSVGASGDLTPLSYVAGALIGEREVYYQGAVLPAKNAMAAEGITPLTLKPKEGLALMNGTAVMTALACEAFSRAQYLSRLCARITAISTVAVNGNPYHFDEILFSVKPHAGQMNAAKWIRLDLNEHEHPRNADRLQDRYSIRCAPHIIGVLEDTLPWLRSNIENELNSANDNPIIDGMGEHVLHGGHFYGGHIALAMDTLKNCVANLADLIDRQIALLVDEKFNHGLPANLSGAAPEQRYIHHGFKAVQIGASAWTAEALKLTMPASVFSRSTECHNQDKVSMGTIAARDCLRVLQLTEQVVAAGLLASLQGLRLREAQRELQLGTLGTSLQAMIHDLCSKIPFLEQDRPMESELRETVQLIQQQYWNLGYDERT from the coding sequence ATGAGTCAATACACTCCGTCGCGCCAGATCAAAGACCTGGCCTTTGGCCAACAAGCCATCACCATTGAAGACATTCTGGCCGTTGCCAATGGCAAAATGAATGTCGAGCTCTCCCAGAGCCCCGGCTTTGTCGAACGGATCGATTCAGGTATCAATTTTCTCAACAAGTTGCTGACTAAAGATGGTGTGATTTATGGCGTGACAACCGGTTACGGAGACTCCTGCTCGGTGAAAATCCCTTTGGATATTGTCTCCGACCTGCCGATCAACCTCACTCGTTTTCACGGTTGTGGACTTGGGGATTACTTGAGTGAAGCACAAGCTCGCGCCGTTATGGCCGTGCGCTTGAATTCCTTGTGTCAGGGGTACTCCGGAGTCAGCTGGGAACTGCTCGACCAGCTCGTACAATTTATCAATAGCGGTATCATTCCACGTATACCTCAGGAAGGCTCTGTCGGTGCAAGCGGTGATTTGACACCGTTATCTTACGTCGCAGGAGCTCTGATTGGCGAGCGGGAAGTTTACTACCAGGGGGCCGTTTTACCGGCAAAGAATGCCATGGCGGCTGAGGGCATTACGCCGCTCACGCTGAAACCCAAGGAAGGCCTGGCGCTCATGAATGGCACCGCTGTGATGACCGCACTCGCCTGTGAAGCATTTTCACGGGCACAGTATTTATCCCGCCTTTGTGCGCGCATCACCGCCATATCAACGGTTGCGGTCAATGGTAATCCGTATCACTTCGATGAAATTCTGTTTTCAGTCAAGCCTCATGCCGGCCAAATGAACGCGGCCAAATGGATAAGACTCGACCTGAACGAACATGAGCACCCCCGTAATGCTGATCGCTTGCAGGACCGATATTCCATTCGTTGTGCTCCCCATATTATCGGTGTGCTCGAAGATACGCTGCCCTGGCTTAGAAGCAACATTGAAAACGAACTGAACAGTGCAAATGACAATCCGATAATCGATGGCATGGGAGAACACGTGCTCCATGGTGGCCATTTCTACGGTGGCCATATCGCGTTAGCCATGGACACGCTGAAAAACTGTGTGGCCAATCTGGCCGACCTGATAGACCGACAAATTGCCCTGTTAGTGGATGAAAAGTTTAACCATGGACTTCCGGCCAATCTTTCCGGTGCAGCCCCGGAACAACGCTATATCCATCATGGCTTCAAAGCTGTACAAATTGGTGCATCCGCCTGGACTGCAGAGGCCCTGAAACTCACCATGCCAGCATCGGTCTTTTCCCGCTCGACCGAGTGCCACAATCAAGACAAAGTCAGCATGGGCACAATCGCAGCCAGAGACTGCCTGCGGGTATTGCAATTGACTGAACAAGTTGTCGCAGCAGGTTTACTCGCAAGTTTGCAAGGACTTCGTCTACGAGAGGCACAGCGTGAATTGCAGCTCGGTACCTTGGGTACAAGTCTGCAAGCCATGATTCATGATTTGTGTTCAAAAATCCCGTTCCTTGAACAAGACCGCCCGATGGAGTCCGAACTACGGGAAACAGTACAACTCATCCAACAACAATACTGGAATCTCGGCTATGACGAGCGTACCTGA